A genomic window from Lotus japonicus ecotype B-129 chromosome 1, LjGifu_v1.2 includes:
- the LOC130731426 gene encoding uncharacterized protein At4g04775-like has translation MSAGGKAKCQCGLTLIIYTAGTRENPDRRFLRCRRWQFPDSCGFFFWIDEPLMGRNAAQGRHAQVESDAMSLNSEIGNGPGTSVHVLPDLNKKINKLKKKLEVERFQKKIASLFTVLAMMVAVWSLCTRKG, from the exons ATGTCTGCAGGTGGAAAGGCCAAGTGTCAATGTGGTCTCACTCTCATCATCTACACAGCTGGTACTCGAGAAAACCCAGATAGGAGATTTCTGAGATGCAGAAGATGGCAA TTTCCAGATTCTTGTGGTTTCTTTTTCTGGATTGATGAACCACTTATGGGAAGAAATGCAGCTCAGGGAAGGCATGCTCAAGTTGAAAGTGATGCAATGAGTTTAAATTCTGAGATTGGTAATGGCCCAGGCACCTCTGTGCATGTTCTTCCTGATTTGAATAAAAAGATTAACAAGCTCAAGAAGAAGCTTGAAGTTGAGAGattccagaagaagattgcatCCTTGTTCACTGTCCTTGCAATGATGGTAGCAGTGTGGAGTTTATGTACTAGAAAGGGTTGA